GCCCTCTTTGCAGGCGGCTTCGGCGCGGCGGATTTCTTCGCCGGCGCGGCCTTCTTCGCGGGCTTGCGTGCGGCCGGCTTCACCTTGGCCGGCGCCGGCTGTGCCACCGGGTCGACCTCGGCGGTCCCGGCCAGCACGGCCACCTGCGCCTGCAGGCGGCGCAGGCTGCGCTCCAGCTCGGCGATGCGTCGGTGGGCGGCATCCATCTCGCTGCGCGTGGGCAGGCCGATGCGCTCGCTCACCTGCTCGACCTCGCGTTGCAGGCCGGCACGCAGGCGCATCTGTGCGTTGCCCAGCGAGGCATAGACCTGCTGGAACGCCTCGGACAGGGCGACCTTGGCGTAGGCCTCTTCGGCCACCTCGATCCACAGGTCGAACATCGCCCGTGCACTGGTCAGCTGGCTGCCCGGTTGCTCGTGCTCGGCCAGGCGCTTTTCGAACAGGTCGAAGGCCTCTTCCAGCGCCTGCTTGATCTGGTCCACGTAGGCGCGCGAATGCTGCTGGTATTCCTCCTGCGCGCGCAGCAGGGTCTGCCAGCGCGCCTGGTGCTCGCGGCCGGGGCCGAAGGCCGGGCTCTGCAGCCACGGGCCGGCCTGTACCTGCCACTGCTGCAGCCATGCGGCAAATTCGGGCAGCGCGGCACCCGCCTGGGTGCTGCCACGTGCGCCCTGCAGCATCCACTGCAGCATGCCGTCACCCTGCCCCTGCACGGCTTCGCGCCAGGCCTGGGCCACGTCGGCGCTGCTGGCATCGCGGCCGGCGAAGCGCGCGGCCACTTCCTGCATCGTGCCGTACCAGCTGCCGGCCTGCTCGCGGAAGCGGCGCAGCGCATCTTCCGGCGCGCCCTGCCCCTGTTCGGGCAGCAGCTGGCCCCACCAGTCGAACAGGCGCTGCCAGCTGCCCGGGTCGTCGCCGGCCGGTGCCCCCGGCGTAGCGGCATGGCGCAGGGCATCGCCCCAGGCGCCGAAGTACTGGCGGGACAGGTTCTCGAAATCGCTGCTGCCGGCGTCGTGGGCCGAGCTGGTCATCGCGGGCCTCCGCTGGGCTGGGTCATGGCTTGGGAATGTGCAGGGTCTTGCTGATCATCAGCGAGCCGGACAGCGCGAACAGCAGCACCATCGGGTGCAGCTGCCACGGGCCGAGCTGCCACTGGCCGAACCAGAGGTCATGGCCGATGGCATCGGTGCCGGCGGCAATGGCCAGCACGATCACCAGCGCCAGGCTGGTTGGAATGGGCGTGCCCTCGAAGTATTTGACCTTGCCCTCTTCGCCAGACATCGCCTCGGCGGTGACGTTGTAGCGGGCCAGGCGGCTGACGCCGCAGCAGACGAAGTAGCTCAGCACCAGCCAGTCCCAGCCGCCCTGCATGCCGCAGGCATAGGCCAGCGCCGCCGGGGCCACGCCGAAGGAGATCACATCCGACAGCGAATCGAGCTCGCGGCCCAGGGTGGAGCTGGACTTGCGCCAGCGCGCGATGCGGCCGTCGAGGGCATCGAAGATGAAGGCCAGCGGGATCAGCGCCATGCCGAACATCAGGTAGCCGCGCTCGCCGTCCTGCAGGAAGCGCATGGCGGCAAACACCGCCCCGGTGCCGCAGAAGGCGTTGGCCAGGGTGAACCAGTCCGCCAGTTGGAACTCACGCAGCATCGAGAAATGACGTTTCATGGGGTCTCACGGGGCATCAAGGCAGACAGGGTACCGCGAGCGCCGCTACCGGTGACAGCGTTGGCATCGACCGGCCTTCACCCGTCCGTCACCCCTCATCACCGGCGGTGAATTTTTCGCCACCCATCTTGACACCCTAGGGGGGTGGAGCCTGTCGCGGCTTATCCACAAAGTTGCCCACGCGTAATCCACACCCCCTGTGGACAACCTGGTCTCAGGGACTGCGACGCTGGCCATTTGCTGATCACCTCGACGCGGGGTTTTCCTACTTCCCAATCCACCGACCCGGCGCTATGGTCACCGGCGGACCCGCCGACGCCACGTCCGATTCCTTCTTCATGGACGTTGTCGATGCTGGACGCACGCACCCTGGCCGCGCAGTTGCGGCACCCCCACGGCGAGGCCGCTCTGGCCGTGGGCGAATCGATGAACCGCAGCAACGGCGAGCTCAACCGCGCCGCCATTACCCTGCTGGCGGTGGCGCCGGGCGAACAGGTGCTGGAGATCGGCCCGGGCAATGCGGCCTTCGCGCCCCTGCTGCTGCAGGCGGAGGACAGCCGCTATCTGGGCATCGAGCTGTCCACGGCGATGGTCGACGCCGGCAACCAGCATCTGGCCGGTGTTGGCCTGGCCGATCGCGCCGCCCTGCGCCACGGCGATGCCCACGCGGTGCCGGTGGCCGATGCTTCGGTGGACGCCGCACTGGCGGTCGACACGCTGTATTTCTGGCCGAACCTGGCCCCGGTGCTGGACGAATTGGCGCGCGTGCTCTGCCGCGGCGGCCGCCTGTGCCTGGCCTTCGGCGATGCCGGCTTCATGCGCAGCCTGCCGTTCGCGGCCGATTTCCAGCTGCATGAGCTCGATGCGGTGGAGCTGGCGCTTCGGGTGTCCGGCTTCAACGTCTCGGCCTGGCGCAGCCACCGGGAGACGGCCACCGGCAACGACGGGCAGTCGCGCGACAAGCATTTCCATCTGCTGCTGGCGCACCGGCGCTGAGGCACCCCGGCGATCCGACAGTCCGCCGGGCATGGCCCGGCGCTACCTGGAGGGGGCGGGCCGACAATCCGCCGGGCATGGCCCGGCGCTACCCGGAGACAGCTGCATCGGTAGCGCCGGGCCATGCCCGGCGAGCGCAGCGGCACCGGAACAGCCTCAGAGGCGGCTGAAGGCCCAGCTCTGCATGCGCCCATCCCGGTACGGCATCACCCCATGGAACGGCCGCGGGTCGGCATCAAACACCAGCGGCAGGAAGTTGCGGTCACCCTCCCACATCGGCAGCGTGTCCAGCTTGTCCACGTCCACCCACTCCAGAGTGCCCTCGTGGTTGCCGCCATGCGGGCTGCCTTCGAAGCTGTCGATGACGAACACGAAACCGAACCAGTCCTCGCCATGCTTGCCGAAGCCCGGCCAGCTGATGGTGCCGCGCAGGCGCATGGCCGTGCAGTCGATGCCGGCTTCCTCGGCGATCTCGCGGCGCATGCCGGCGGCCACGTCCTCGGTCGGTTCAACCTTGCCGCCCAGGCCGTTGTACTTGCCCAGGTGGTGGTCACCGGGGCGGGTGTTGCGGTGGATCATCAGCACCTGGCGACGATCGGGCGAGAGCACATAGCCCAGGGTGGCGACGATCGGGGTATACGGCATGGGCGTGCATCCAGCGGCAGGTCAGCCCCGGATTATGGCCGATCAGCGCACCAGCGACAGGCGGCGCTCGGCCGGCAGCGCGACGCTGCCCTCCGGGTCGCGGCGCAGGGTGGCCACGCCGTGGCCGCGCTCGGCCAGGTATTCCAGCCACTTGCCGAGGAAGGTGTTCATCCGCATGCGGTGGCTGATCAGCTCGGCCGGCGGCGGGTACAGGCCCATCGTGTCCTGCCAGCGGCGGCCCACGTAGCAGTGGGTCGTCTCGGCCTGGCGGGCGTCACGGTACAGGCGCACGTAGGCCGAGGGGTCCGGCTCACCGGTCACCGGGTCGGCCAGGTCGTAGGTCAAGCGCAGCTCCACCGTGTAGCGGTGGCATTCGATGACGTCCAGGCGCACGTCCAATCCGTCGCCGACCGAGGAGACGTAGCTGCCGGCGGTCAGTTCGGCCGGGGCGAACAGGCGCACCAGATGCCGGTAATTCTCGGCATACAGGCCCATCAGCCAGCTGAGCCGGCTCAGGCGGGGAATGCGTTCGGTGCGGGGCGAGGCGTGGGCCATGGGTCGATCCTACACGTTGGCCATACAACGTGGGGGCTGCATGGCCCCGGCCAAAGGGGGGGGGCGTTCAACCGCCGCCGCGCCCCGGACGCCATGCCGAACCCCGGGTAGAGCCGGCCGCTGGCCGGCAATCCGCGGCCGCCGGCAACCCTGGCAGCCGGCCAGCGGCCGGCTCTACCAGCCGTTTCAAAACAGAGGGGGCTTCAACCGCCACCAAACCGCCGACGGCAATGCCGGGACCCGGGTAGTGCCGGCCGCTGGCCGGCAATCCGCGGCCGCCGGCCTCCATGGCAGCCGGCCAGCGGCCGGCTCTACCAGCGACCTCAATACATCTCGCGCTGCAGCCCCAGCGTGCCCAGCACCTTGCTGGAAATCTCCTCGATCGAGGTGTGGGTGGTGCTCAGCGTCGGGATCCGTTCCATCTGGAACATCACCTCGGCCGCAGCCA
This genomic stretch from Stenotrophomonas sp. SAU14A_NAIMI4_5 harbors:
- the phaE gene encoding class III poly(R)-hydroxyalkanoic acid synthase subunit PhaE → MTSSAHDAGSSDFENLSRQYFGAWGDALRHAATPGAPAGDDPGSWQRLFDWWGQLLPEQGQGAPEDALRRFREQAGSWYGTMQEVAARFAGRDASSADVAQAWREAVQGQGDGMLQWMLQGARGSTQAGAALPEFAAWLQQWQVQAGPWLQSPAFGPGREHQARWQTLLRAQEEYQQHSRAYVDQIKQALEEAFDLFEKRLAEHEQPGSQLTSARAMFDLWIEVAEEAYAKVALSEAFQQVYASLGNAQMRLRAGLQREVEQVSERIGLPTRSEMDAAHRRIAELERSLRRLQAQVAVLAGTAEVDPVAQPAPAKVKPAARKPAKKAAPAKKSAAPKPPAKRAATKKAPAKPAARRTTARK
- a CDS encoding phosphatidylcholine/phosphatidylserine synthase — protein: MKRHFSMLREFQLADWFTLANAFCGTGAVFAAMRFLQDGERGYLMFGMALIPLAFIFDALDGRIARWRKSSSTLGRELDSLSDVISFGVAPAALAYACGMQGGWDWLVLSYFVCCGVSRLARYNVTAEAMSGEEGKVKYFEGTPIPTSLALVIVLAIAAGTDAIGHDLWFGQWQLGPWQLHPMVLLFALSGSLMISKTLHIPKP
- a CDS encoding class I SAM-dependent methyltransferase, giving the protein MSMLDARTLAAQLRHPHGEAALAVGESMNRSNGELNRAAITLLAVAPGEQVLEIGPGNAAFAPLLLQAEDSRYLGIELSTAMVDAGNQHLAGVGLADRAALRHGDAHAVPVADASVDAALAVDTLYFWPNLAPVLDELARVLCRGGRLCLAFGDAGFMRSLPFAADFQLHELDAVELALRVSGFNVSAWRSHRETATGNDGQSRDKHFHLLLAHRR
- a CDS encoding 8-oxo-dGTP diphosphatase, translating into MPYTPIVATLGYVLSPDRRQVLMIHRNTRPGDHHLGKYNGLGGKVEPTEDVAAGMRREIAEEAGIDCTAMRLRGTISWPGFGKHGEDWFGFVFVIDSFEGSPHGGNHEGTLEWVDVDKLDTLPMWEGDRNFLPLVFDADPRPFHGVMPYRDGRMQSWAFSRL
- a CDS encoding DUF1249 domain-containing protein, whose protein sequence is MAHASPRTERIPRLSRLSWLMGLYAENYRHLVRLFAPAELTAGSYVSSVGDGLDVRLDVIECHRYTVELRLTYDLADPVTGEPDPSAYVRLYRDARQAETTHCYVGRRWQDTMGLYPPPAELISHRMRMNTFLGKWLEYLAERGHGVATLRRDPEGSVALPAERRLSLVR